One genomic window of Salmo salar chromosome ssa12, Ssal_v3.1, whole genome shotgun sequence includes the following:
- the LOC106565377 gene encoding 60S acidic ribosomal protein P0, which produces MPREDRTTWKSNYFMKIIQLLDDYPKCFIVGADNVGSKQMQAIRLSLRGKAVVLMGKNTMMRKAIRGHLENNPALEKLLPHIKGNVGFVFTKEDLAEIRDMLLANKVPAAARAGAIAPCDVTVPAQNTGLGPEKTSFFQALGITTKISRGTIEILSDVMLIKPGDKVGASEATLLNMLNISPFSFGLLIQQVYDNGSVYSPEVLDITEDALHARFLEGVRNIASVCLEIGYPTLASVPHTIINGYKRVLAVAVETDYSFPLADKVKAYLADPTAFAVAAPVAAAETAAAPAAAKEEAKEESEEGSDDDMGFGLFD; this is translated from the exons CAATTGCTGGATGACTATCCCAAATGTTTCATTGTCGGCGCCGACAATGTTGGCTCCAAGCAGATGCAGGCCATCCGTCTGTCCTTGCGTGGGAAGGCTGTGGTGCTCATGGGTAAAAACACCATGATGCGCAAAGCCATCCGCGGCCACCTGGAGAACAACCCCGCCCTGGAGAA GTTGCTGCCTCACATCAAAGGAAATGTTGGCTTTGTCTTCACCAAGGAGGACCTGGCTGAGATCAGGGACATGCTGCTGGCCAACAAG GTGCCAGCTGCTGCCCGTGCCGGCGCTATTGCCCCCTGTGACGTGACTGTGCCAGCCCAGAACACTGGGCTGGGTCCTGAGAAGACTTCCTTCTTCCAGGCCCTGGGCATCACCACCAAGATCTCCAGAGGAACTATTGAAATATTG AGCGATGTGATGCTCATCAAGCCTGGAGACAAGGTGGGAGCCAGCGAGGCCACGCTCCTCAACATGTTGAacatctctcccttctccttcGGTCTGCTCATCCAGCAGGTGTATGACAATGGTAGTGTCTACAGCCCTGAGGTGCTCGACATTACTGAGGATGCTCTGCATGCCAGGTTCCTGGAG GGTGTCCGTAACATAGCCAGTGTGTGTCTGGAGATCGGATACCCCACTCTGGCCTCTGTCCCTCACACCATCATCAACGGATACAAGAGGGTCCTGGCAGTCGCCGTGGAGACTGACTACTCCTTCCCCCTGGCAGACAAG GTGAAGGCCTACCTGGCTGACCCCACTGCCTTCGCTGTAGCTGCTCCCGTGGCTGCGGCAGAGACTGCCGCTGCCCCAGCCGCTGCTAAAGAAGAGGCCAAGGAGGAGTCTGAGGAGGGCTCGGACGACGACATGGGCTTTGGCCTGTTTGATTAG